The following proteins are co-located in the Gordonia polyisoprenivorans genome:
- a CDS encoding resuscitation-promoting factor, with translation MRARIAIGAVLCTVAVGGVMGVTMHKHVTIDVDGQKIQVATMTMNVDSLLESQGYQPVSGDMVSPSPDSSFSDGQTITFHRKKQVVLDVEGEKRVVETTAVNVNQLLAQQGLAHGADQANFNANGPIPVNGAVVDVTLPKKLVIIDGGVPSIKSVPADTVSEALETIGAPLQDADKVTPAADAKVTDGTVINVTRIRTTETTVEEDVNAPDVTQDDPTLIKNRRVVVKPGKPGRAKVQYEVTTVNGKITKRVKIGQDVLTQPVAATVRVGTKPGAPFVPFGSVWDALAQCESTGNWAINSGNGFYGGIQFDQNTWDRWGGQEYAPRPDLATREEQIAIAEKTQAAQGWGAWPSCSSRLGL, from the coding sequence ATGCGCGCCCGCATCGCCATCGGGGCCGTGCTCTGCACCGTCGCCGTGGGCGGCGTGATGGGCGTGACGATGCACAAACACGTCACCATCGATGTCGACGGCCAGAAGATCCAGGTCGCCACGATGACGATGAACGTCGACTCGTTGCTCGAGTCGCAGGGCTACCAGCCGGTCAGCGGCGACATGGTGTCGCCGTCCCCGGATTCGTCGTTCTCCGACGGTCAGACGATCACCTTCCACCGCAAGAAGCAGGTCGTCCTCGACGTGGAGGGCGAGAAGCGGGTCGTCGAGACGACTGCGGTCAACGTGAACCAACTCCTCGCCCAGCAAGGGCTCGCACACGGCGCAGACCAGGCGAACTTCAACGCGAACGGGCCGATCCCGGTCAACGGCGCGGTCGTCGACGTCACGCTTCCCAAGAAGCTCGTCATCATCGACGGCGGGGTGCCCTCGATCAAGTCGGTGCCCGCCGACACCGTGTCGGAGGCCCTCGAGACCATCGGTGCGCCGCTGCAGGACGCCGACAAGGTCACCCCGGCCGCTGACGCGAAGGTCACCGACGGCACGGTCATCAACGTCACCCGCATCCGCACCACCGAGACCACGGTCGAAGAGGACGTCAATGCTCCCGACGTCACCCAGGACGATCCGACCCTGATCAAGAATCGCCGCGTCGTCGTCAAGCCCGGCAAGCCGGGCCGTGCGAAGGTTCAGTACGAGGTGACCACCGTCAACGGCAAGATCACCAAGCGCGTGAAGATCGGTCAGGACGTGCTCACCCAGCCGGTCGCGGCGACCGTTCGCGTCGGGACCAAGCCGGGCGCACCGTTCGTGCCGTTCGGTTCGGTGTGGGATGCGCTGGCCCAGTGTGAATCGACCGGTAACTGGGCGATCAACTCCGGCAACGGTTTCTACGGCGGTATCCAATTCGACCAGAACACCTGGGATCGCTGGGGCGGCCAGGAATACGCACCGCGCCCGGACCTCGCCACCCGTGAGGAGCAGATCGCGATCGCCGAGAAGACCCAGGCCGCACAGGGCTGGGGTGCGTGGCCGTCGTGCTCGTCGCGGCTGGGGCTCTGA
- the rsmA gene encoding 16S rRNA (adenine(1518)-N(6)/adenine(1519)-N(6))-dimethyltransferase RsmA produces the protein MRGRRARRGWGSDLTADGAPAHSRLLGPAQIRALATELGVRPTKTLGQNFVHDANTVRRIVAASGVGADDVVLEVGPGLGSLTLALLGTVSRVIAVEIDPVLAARLPATVAEYAPSRSAALDVVTADAMTVLADDLPAAPTALVANLPYNVAVPVLLHLLAQCPTLQTALVMVQAEVADRLAAGPGGRIYGVPSVKARYFGDVSRAGAVGRNVFWPEPKVESGLVRVQRHSRYSDDPAVRAKVFAVIDAAFAQRRKTMRSALAGWAGSAAEAERRLRAAGIDPQIRGEKLDVDDFVRLAQVPAGD, from the coding sequence GTGCGTGGCCGTCGTGCTCGTCGCGGCTGGGGCTCTGATCTGACCGCCGACGGCGCGCCTGCGCATTCGCGCCTACTCGGTCCGGCTCAGATCCGGGCTCTGGCAACCGAACTGGGCGTTCGCCCGACCAAGACCCTCGGGCAGAACTTCGTCCATGACGCCAACACGGTGCGACGTATCGTGGCCGCATCCGGTGTCGGCGCCGACGACGTCGTGCTCGAGGTCGGTCCCGGCCTCGGCTCGCTGACCCTGGCCCTGCTCGGCACCGTCTCACGCGTGATCGCCGTCGAGATCGACCCGGTCCTGGCCGCGCGCCTTCCCGCCACCGTGGCGGAGTACGCGCCGTCCCGGTCCGCTGCGCTCGACGTCGTCACCGCCGACGCGATGACGGTGCTCGCCGACGACTTGCCCGCCGCGCCCACCGCACTCGTGGCGAATCTGCCCTACAACGTCGCGGTTCCCGTGCTGCTGCACCTGCTTGCGCAATGCCCGACGCTGCAGACCGCCCTGGTGATGGTGCAGGCAGAGGTCGCCGACCGCCTCGCCGCCGGACCGGGCGGCCGCATCTACGGCGTCCCGAGCGTCAAGGCCCGCTACTTCGGTGACGTGTCGCGGGCGGGGGCGGTGGGCCGCAACGTGTTCTGGCCGGAACCCAAGGTGGAATCCGGACTGGTTCGCGTACAACGACATTCGCGCTATTCTGACGATCCCGCGGTGCGGGCGAAGGTGTTCGCCGTCATCGACGCCGCCTTCGCGCAGCGCCGCAAGACGATGCGCTCGGCGCTGGCCGGTTGGGCCGGCTCGGCGGCCGAGGCGGAGCGTCGGCTGCGTGCCGCCGGCATCGACCCGCAGATCCGCGGCGAGAAGCTCGACGTCGACGACTTCGTCCGGTTGGCTCAGGTCCCGGCAGGCGACTGA
- a CDS encoding HelD family protein — protein MAEITYRAAQIAEGQVTEEQHAVDEMYARLDIETMTGLRARQEALSSPIDGPGNRVARDAELSRLDKVVRRLRKAEHALCFGRIDGADRGVPMYIGRVGLLSDSHRTLLVDWRADAARPFYAATSASPLGVRRRRHLRLRDREVVELTDEILDGTAPTDTDVVGDSPLVSALSGARTGRMREAMATLQAEQDEIVRSEHRGIMVVDGGPGTGKTIVALHRAAYVLYAFPAIADRGVLVFGPNRRFLTYISDVLPSLGENDVALRTTTDLVDVTVTRTEADPIALAKGCTHFAELLAGRVEASQPRGIPLRLQTGYGAVVLDPARVDAARRSALQGGVGHNRAREAFLEQIVDEVVTELEAQTAQEISDFEDEIRNVLGIDLDRMFAGEARLSARDDDGSGELEIDWDRIHDDLLDDAEITRAIDEVWPLLTADDVVRDVLTDAVSLTRHFPGCTDKDVASIGNGARQGWSMADLALLDEARTLVDGPPESIYGHIVVDEAQQLSQMQWRMLIRRCPNHSMTIVGDLAQSGPTTTISSWGEALHPFVDDRFVHHTLTINYRTTTEILETTAPVLARIAPTQRLSRSIRHGEHPTTGIVTNDGVDAEVDELLATIRTAHPGELIGIITTAGRASCFDAGALGDDVMVVPAADARGLEFDTVIVLGANEIRGADDSGLRDLYVAQTRATKRLIMLDIGGPVPDDGAA, from the coding sequence ATGGCTGAGATCACCTACAGGGCAGCGCAGATCGCAGAGGGACAAGTCACAGAGGAGCAGCACGCCGTCGACGAGATGTACGCACGCCTCGACATCGAGACGATGACCGGTCTCCGAGCGCGTCAAGAGGCCCTCTCGTCGCCCATCGACGGTCCCGGAAATCGTGTCGCGCGAGACGCCGAGCTGTCACGTCTGGACAAGGTCGTCCGTCGGCTCCGGAAGGCGGAACACGCACTGTGTTTCGGGCGGATCGACGGAGCGGACCGCGGCGTACCGATGTACATCGGTCGGGTCGGGCTCCTGTCGGACTCGCACCGCACACTGCTCGTGGACTGGCGGGCCGACGCTGCTCGACCTTTCTACGCGGCGACTTCGGCGTCACCGCTCGGGGTGCGTCGGCGTCGTCACCTGCGACTGCGAGACCGTGAGGTCGTCGAGCTCACCGACGAGATCCTCGATGGGACCGCACCGACCGATACCGACGTCGTCGGCGACAGCCCCCTCGTCTCCGCACTGAGTGGAGCTCGGACGGGTCGGATGCGCGAAGCGATGGCGACCTTGCAAGCCGAACAGGACGAGATCGTCAGATCCGAACACCGCGGAATCATGGTTGTCGATGGCGGCCCGGGAACGGGCAAGACGATCGTTGCCCTCCATCGGGCGGCGTATGTGCTGTACGCATTTCCCGCGATTGCCGATCGCGGAGTATTGGTGTTCGGACCGAACAGACGATTTCTCACCTATATCTCCGACGTTCTGCCGTCCCTGGGTGAGAACGATGTCGCCCTGCGTACGACCACCGACCTCGTGGACGTCACGGTGACGCGCACAGAGGCAGATCCGATCGCACTCGCGAAGGGTTGCACGCACTTTGCCGAACTTCTCGCCGGTCGGGTCGAGGCCTCACAGCCTCGTGGGATACCTCTTCGATTGCAGACCGGGTACGGCGCGGTCGTGCTTGATCCCGCGCGCGTGGATGCCGCTCGCCGCAGTGCGTTGCAGGGCGGGGTCGGCCACAACCGGGCGCGTGAGGCATTCCTCGAACAGATCGTTGATGAGGTGGTTACCGAGCTGGAAGCACAAACCGCACAGGAGATCTCGGACTTCGAGGACGAGATCAGAAACGTACTCGGCATCGATCTCGATCGAATGTTCGCCGGCGAGGCCAGGCTCTCGGCGCGTGACGACGACGGCAGCGGGGAGCTCGAGATCGACTGGGACCGTATCCACGATGATCTCCTCGACGACGCCGAAATCACACGGGCCATCGACGAGGTCTGGCCACTCCTCACCGCCGACGACGTGGTGCGTGACGTGCTCACCGACGCCGTCTCGCTCACCCGCCACTTCCCCGGGTGCACCGACAAGGACGTCGCCTCGATCGGCAACGGCGCTCGACAAGGTTGGAGCATGGCCGATCTGGCGCTCCTGGATGAAGCCCGGACACTCGTCGACGGGCCACCCGAGTCGATATATGGGCACATCGTCGTCGACGAGGCGCAGCAACTCTCGCAGATGCAGTGGCGGATGCTCATCCGTCGATGCCCGAACCACTCGATGACCATCGTCGGCGACCTCGCCCAGTCGGGACCGACCACGACCATCAGCTCCTGGGGCGAGGCGCTGCACCCTTTTGTCGACGACCGCTTTGTCCACCACACCCTCACGATCAACTACCGCACCACCACGGAGATCTTGGAAACCACCGCGCCCGTCCTCGCGCGTATCGCTCCCACACAGCGGCTCTCACGCTCGATACGTCATGGCGAACATCCAACGACCGGTATCGTCACGAACGACGGCGTCGACGCTGAGGTGGACGAGTTGCTCGCGACAATACGAACGGCGCACCCCGGCGAGCTCATCGGCATCATCACCACGGCGGGGCGCGCATCGTGCTTCGACGCCGGCGCACTCGGAGACGATGTGATGGTCGTGCCGGCCGCCGACGCGCGTGGTCTGGAATTCGACACCGTGATCGTGCTCGGCGCCAACGAGATCCGAGGTGCGGACGACTCCGGTCTCCGAGATCTCTACGTGGCACAGACCCGGGCGACCAAGCGCCTGATCATGCTCGACATCGGCGGGCCCGTTCCTGACGACGGTGCGGCCTGA